AGAAAGGTCACAATCGGAATCAACGAGTTCTTGATAATGTGTTTGAAGACGACGACGCGCTCCGCGAGTCCTTTGGCGCGCGCCGTGCGCACATAATCCATCCGCATCACTTCAAGTACACTGGAGCGGGTGAGACGCGCGAGAAAGGCGGCGGTCGGAACGGCGAGCACGAATGCCGGCAGAATCCACGGCGTAAAACTTTGCCAATAGTTGATCTCGATAATCTTGATCCAACCGAGCCAACTGCCAAAGATAATGATCAGGAAAATGGCAAGCACGAAATTGGGCACGCCATAAAAGATCGTCGCAAAGAAGAGCGATACGGTATCCCACCACGTATTTTGTTTCAGCGCGGCAATCACCCCCAAGGGGAATCCAATCAGCACCGCAAACGTCGTGGCGAGAACGCCGAGAATCACGGTCGTAAAGAAACGATTTTGCCAAAAGGGACTATCCGGCGGGGCTTCGAAAAAAATATCTTCGACTTCGCGCCCAAGAAAACGATACGAGGGTCCAAATTTGCCTCGCAT
The Chloroflexota bacterium DNA segment above includes these coding regions:
- a CDS encoding ABC transporter permease, which gives rise to MGQYYIRRVLYIVPTLFMVILVTFIIMHAAPGGPWDVDPGSRTSDPSVTRRLNTAFGLDKPLFFNTEAAQQAMDEGKGPVVAIQGLFDGQFWVFMGNLMRGKFGPSYRFLGREVEDIFFEAPPDSPFWQNRFFTTVILGVLATTFAVLIGFPLGVIAALKQNTWWDTVSLFFATIFYGVPNFVLAIFLIIIFGSWLGWIKIIEINYWQSFTPWILPAFVLAVPTAAFLARLTRSSVLEVMRMDYVRTARAKGLAERVVVFKHIIKNSLIPIVTFLGPALATLIVGSFIIETQFTITGIGRLFVESISRRDYSMILGLTIIYAVFIAVANLLVDVIYGFLDPRIRLSQQ